The Rhipicephalus microplus isolate Deutch F79 unplaced genomic scaffold, USDA_Rmic scaffold_46, whole genome shotgun sequence genome contains a region encoding:
- the LOC142788194 gene encoding uncharacterized protein LOC142788194 has product MQPSNPLTFAMQTTILVFASLQLSNMIGLSSGASSMLVLPGSESEPGSCRLLRTNCSSPPDITSEELLSPEITVLWKAASSSTTASSSIKEHHPLTPLRGLGDCTTMQPSNPLTFAMQVSKSYVLFAKKSSNYFLVQFPSPHCCIAIAVECAHMIHSLLILSGDVETNPGPNGNAAILTELQKLSAGQAQLIAEVQSLKSQLSTTDKRITDLNKRMGDLETHYQTLLPLRNDIEKTQANVINMTKKIQELETSLDDAENRSRRNNLLFYGIPDPTRNETWAESEKMIIDICNNNLGLTVQPNDIERAHRLGIHSLNRNRPIIVKFLSYKTRDALLSNGRKLKNTNYSIGEDFSRPVQYARKQLLAFAKARSDKFSLRFKTLHVGSKRYIFDASSHMVKEIA; this is encoded by the coding sequence atgcagccatctaatccacttacctttgcaatgcagacgaccatacttgtgtttgccagcctgcagctgtcgaacatgataggcctatcctcgggggcgtcatctatgttggtgctgccgggctccgaaagcgagccaggctcctgccgcctactacgcaccaactgctcgtccccaccggatattacgtcggaggaactactatcaccggaaatcaccgtgctatggaaggccgcatcgtcatcaaccacagcatcatcaagtataaaggaacatcacccgctgacgccacttcgtgggctcggtgactgcaccacaatgcagccatctaatccacttacctttgcaaTGCAGGTTAGTAAATCATATGTCCTCTTCGCTAAAAAGTCGAGTAATTACTTCCTGGTGCAGTTCCCGAGCCCCCACTGCTGTATTGCTATTGCTGTTGAGTGTGCTCATATGATTCACTCGTTGCTGATCTTATCGGGTGACGTCGAAACTAATCCTGGCCCTAACGGAAACGCTGCTATTCTTACTGAGCTACAAAAGCTAAGTGCCGGCCAGGCCCAGCTGATTGCCGAAGTTCAGAGTTTGAAATCTCAACTAAGCACAACGGATAAAAGAATAACAGACTTAAACAAACGAATGGGCGATCTCGAAACACATTACCAAACTCTTCTTCCCCTCAGAAATGATATCGAAAAAACACAGGCTAACGTAATCAACATGACTAAAAAAATTCAAGAGCTAGAAACTTCCCTGGATGACGCTGAAAACAGGTCGCGCCGGAATAACCTTCTATTCTACGGCATCCCTGACCCCACTAGGAATGAAACGTGGGCTGAATCTGAAAAAATGATAATCGATATCTGCAACAATAACCTTGGACTAACAGTGCAGCCTAACGACATAGAACGCGCACATCGTCTCGGTATTCATTCACTAAACCGAAATCGTCCCATAATTGTGAAATTTTTATCATACAAAACCAGAGATGCACTTTTATCAAACGGCAGGAAACTGAAGAACACTAACTACAGCATCGGGGAGGACTTTTCCCGCCCCGTTCAATATGCGCGCAAGCAATTACTTGCATTTGCAAAAGCACGTTCGGACAAGTTCTCCTTGCGGTTCAAAACACTGCACGTCGGGTCGAAGCGCTATATATTTGACGCATCATCACACATGGTTAAGGAAATTGCATAG